A genomic segment from Roseibium algicola encodes:
- a CDS encoding peptidase domain-containing ABC transporter encodes MPRDVVVASVFANVMGLAMPLAILQVYDRVLPNASTDTLLVLILGVAVVLIADAVIKVSRTAVVGRLGAGFNHQAHTELFRRVLDAEPSQFAKTPVSVQVHQLRALQSVADHYGDQNRLLAIDLPAGGIFLAALIFIAGPLALVPITLLGIFMLFALNRNKVLQQVVADRADQDDRKSDFILEVLSGAKTVKSQAMEALIMRRFERLQRATAELSSRYMRLSGQARDASALFGTLTTIFVVICGALMAIYGNFSVGGVAASTLLSGQFVQPFLRAINQLTDMQRLKHDYAQVNSLFKLPEVAQQEPLTVDTDGSIHLINVSVELGESQRRVFEDINLTIESGQFVGFRGADGSGKSTLMKLLTGEMTPTTGKVMIGGQDYDGLHQHALRKTVAYVDNQSAIFNGTILENITMFGAVSDIAHARMAAKLIGLEKEIHLLPRGYETQLGSDLGGKVPAATLQRICIARALAGEPKILILDEANAQLDQQAEKALVDALIRLKGYLTVIIISHRPSMLAVADHQYELRDGSVHDLGTMNVTGTPQKMGMPA; translated from the coding sequence TTGCCGCGCGACGTTGTAGTTGCTTCCGTTTTCGCAAATGTCATGGGGCTGGCGATGCCGCTGGCCATTCTTCAGGTTTATGACCGCGTTCTGCCAAATGCTTCCACCGACACGCTGCTTGTGCTCATCCTCGGGGTGGCTGTCGTTCTAATTGCCGATGCCGTCATCAAGGTCTCCCGTACCGCGGTTGTCGGCAGGCTCGGGGCAGGGTTCAATCATCAGGCGCACACCGAACTTTTCCGCCGGGTGCTTGATGCCGAGCCTTCCCAGTTTGCCAAAACGCCTGTTTCCGTACAGGTGCACCAGCTTCGGGCGTTGCAATCGGTTGCAGATCACTATGGCGACCAGAACCGTCTTCTCGCCATCGACCTGCCCGCAGGGGGTATCTTCCTGGCGGCGCTCATCTTCATCGCAGGGCCGCTGGCGCTGGTGCCGATCACGTTGCTGGGCATCTTCATGCTGTTTGCCCTCAACAGAAACAAGGTGCTGCAGCAGGTTGTCGCCGACCGGGCAGATCAGGACGATCGCAAATCCGATTTCATCCTGGAGGTACTGTCCGGCGCCAAGACCGTGAAGTCCCAGGCGATGGAAGCACTGATCATGCGCCGCTTCGAGCGATTGCAGCGGGCAACGGCAGAGCTCAGCTCCAGATATATGCGCTTGTCCGGCCAGGCGAGGGATGCGTCCGCACTTTTCGGAACCCTCACGACTATCTTTGTGGTCATCTGCGGCGCGTTGATGGCCATCTATGGCAATTTCAGCGTCGGCGGTGTCGCAGCCAGCACACTCCTGTCCGGTCAGTTCGTGCAGCCTTTCCTTCGCGCGATCAACCAGCTGACAGACATGCAACGACTGAAGCACGACTACGCTCAGGTCAATTCGCTCTTCAAGCTGCCGGAGGTTGCGCAGCAGGAGCCTTTGACGGTCGATACCGACGGTTCCATTCACCTGATCAACGTGTCAGTCGAACTGGGCGAAAGCCAGCGCCGGGTGTTCGAGGACATCAACCTGACAATTGAATCCGGACAATTCGTCGGTTTCCGCGGTGCGGACGGCAGCGGTAAGTCCACACTCATGAAATTGCTGACCGGTGAAATGACGCCGACGACCGGCAAGGTCATGATCGGCGGGCAGGATTATGATGGCCTCCACCAGCATGCACTACGCAAGACCGTTGCCTATGTCGACAACCAGTCTGCTATCTTCAACGGCACGATCCTTGAAAACATCACGATGTTCGGTGCCGTATCCGACATCGCTCATGCGCGTATGGCGGCGAAGCTGATCGGGCTTGAAAAGGAAATCCACCTCTTGCCGCGCGGTTATGAAACGCAGCTTGGGTCAGATCTGGGTGGCAAGGTTCCTGCGGCTACCTTGCAGCGTATCTGCATTGCAAGGGCATTGGCGGGCGAGCCAAAGATCCTGATCCTGGACGAGGCGAATGCGCAACTGGACCAACAGGCAGAAAAGGCGCTTGTCGATGCGCTGATCCGTCTGAAGGGCTATCTGACGGTTATCATCATCAGCCACCGTCCCTCCATGCTGGCAGTCGCGGATCACCAATACGAACTCAGGGACGGCAGCGTGCATGACCTCGGCACGATGAACGTAACCGGTACACCTCAGAAAATGGGGATGCCGGCGTGA
- a CDS encoding cadherin domain-containing protein has product MASDTQNRDTQENTSSEGNTTETRTTLNSDSILHSGLLDNRDEHLDKAHDYHLDQDMGESMEQVNANLHLGSDEEEQRYVEQEDPSSGAQGIGFEDDGTELSALENSDAVNAYAEQSSDNSTGTQDFSGSNSDDLPLGGGTSASIASALDDGSNQTYSNGSATNPGDGTFSSQNGQVQSGAGFDDGNDDLAAGIVASDLSAVTDIDATENAVDENSAVGSATGIRASATAAEGASVTYSLLDDAGGLFSIDPETGIVTVAGSLDAETAGSHQIIVLATGSDGATQTETFTINIRDVNEYDVSPISTVGAVANTISEGVDGGSQAGITVVATDRDVSDSVSYSIDDPRFVIDDQGVVSIAEDAVFDAETEATVSFTVTATSTDGSQSTQSFTLKVEDENEYATSAVQDTDTSANTIAEDAAAGTQVGVTAFAEDKDVTDTVSYTVDDPRFTVDENGVVRVADGASFDAETEGSIDIIVTATSTDGSTSEETFTIAVSDVDEYDVTAVTDTDSSANTIAEDASAGTQVGVTALATDADATDTVSYSVDDARFTIDENGVVRVADGASFDAETEGSIDITVTATSTDGSTSEETFTISVSDVDEYDVTAVTDTDTSANTIAEDAAAGTQVGVTAFAEDQDITDTVSYSVDDARFTVDENGVVRVADGASFDAETEGSIDITVTATSTDGSTSEETFMISVSDVDEYDITAVTDTDTSANTIAEDAAAGTQVGVTAFAEDKDVTDTVSYSVNDARFTVDETGVVRVADGASFDAETEGSIDIIVTATSTDGSTSEETFTIAVSDVNESAVSAVTDTDSSANTIAEDASAGTQVGVTALATDADATDTVSYSINDTRFTVDDNGVVRVAAGASFDAETEGSIDIIVTATSTDGSTSEETFTISVSDVDEYDVTAVTDTDASANTIAEDAVAGTQVGVTAFAEDKDITDTVSYTVNDARFTVDENGVVRVADGASFDAETEGSIDIIVTATSTDGSTSEETFTISVSDVNESAVSAVTDTDSSDNTIAEDVAAGTQVGVTALATDADATDTVSYSVDDARFTIDENGVVRVADGASFDAETEGSIDIIVTATSTDGSTSEETFTISVSDVDEYDISAVTDTDTSANTIAEDAVAGAQVGVTAFAEDKDISDTVSYTVNDARFTVDENGVVRVADGASFDAETEGSIDIIVTATSTDGSTSEETFTISVSDVNESAVSDVTDTDSSANTIAEDASAGTQVGVTALATDADATDTVSYSVDDARFTIDENGVVRVADGASFDAETEGSIDIIVTATSTDGSTSEETFTIAVSDVDEFDISAVTDADTSANTVAEDAVAGTQVGVTAFAEDKDVTDTVSYSVNDTRFTVDDNGVVRVAEGASFDAETEGSIAINVTATSSDGSSSKETFTIAVSDINESAITPVTDTDATANSITEDAAAGTQVGITVLATDSDITDTVSYSVDDNRFTVDENGVVRVADGASFDFESEPNITLTVTATSSDGSTSSDAFSVSVTDVAEDYQLEDGGQTFTDVSVAETSITGGSGDDTIVAHADGGNVDGADGNDTISGINAADTLAGGAGDDTIEGGAGNDTIYGENAPVSGTWHYQVYDHNFSGDAGQTVDISSGTLIDEGTTDAFDLDTIVQGARGSTDNPEDFGVILTSNFTATDGGTYRFSTRSDDGSTIEIFDAYGNRLTFTNQNGTQTDYLDNDYHQSATTRWADVDLEPGEIYTIVVKVWENQGEEVLDATVTPPGGTSVDLFTSDFVSAAAVIPGDDTLTGGAGDDMIDGGLGTDTAVYSGNFADYTITENEGIFTVTDNRPGSPDGTDTVVNVENFRFADGDVLSGDLIAQDISTVTDKDSSANTVAEDATAGTAVGVTAFAEDGNTSDTVSYTVDDDRFVVDENGVVRVADEASFDAETEGSIDIVVTATSSDGSASEETFTIAVSDVNEYDVSAVSDTDAATNTISEDASSGTQVGITAHASDADITASVSYSVDDSRFTVDANGVVRVADGASFDAETEGSIDIVVTATSSDGSTSQETFSIAVSDVNEGAVSNVTDTDTSDNTISEAATAGTQVGITALATDADASDTVSYAVDDTRFTIDENGVVRVADGASFDAETEGSINVTVTATSSDGSTSTETFTVAVSDVDEFDISSVSDADISANTIAEDAAAGTQVGITASASDADVSDTVSYAVNDSRFTVDENGVVRVAEGASFDAETEGSIDIIVTATSTDGSTSEETFTIAVSDVNEVAVSAVTDIDATANGFAENAGEGTAVGITVQATDSDVTDTVTYTVSDNRFTVGDDGLVTVAAGATFDYESEPTINLTVTATSSDGSTSQETFALSVADVAEAYQMAEGQTTFTDTGVAETSITGNDSADTITAHDDGSTIYSGAGDDTIYGGAGNDTIMFGEGNDVVYGGAGDDFIDDERGTQPNTGDNYLDGGEGNDTIFGGSGNDTLIGGAGNDSLSGENDDDTLQGGSGSDKLYGGAGNDTLEGGAGNDYIDGGSGTDTAIYSGNRSDYTVTENANGTYTVVDNRSGSPDGTDTVVGVENFRFADGDILAGDLVAKDISAVSDTDAADNTVNESASAGSTVGIKAFADDANASDTVSYTVNDSRFTVDADGTVRVASGASFDYESEPQISITVTATSTDGSSSNKSFTLTVSDAAENLQLANGGVTFTDTGVAETSVTGGTGDDSITAHSNGGNIDGGEGNDVLTGSSGSDKLQGGAGNDTLTGGAGADLLQGGEGDDTFQMGGDGTWSGYSAVNTVTGETVSIAGRTMNSDVFQGGDGTDTLLGTESSDAIFLDDTFSGMHSEASGPRIDSIESVNLGAGDDILDMTSDTYTYTTDMTIDGGTGNDVIWAGAGNDTILGGEGNDTLFGGAGNDSLDGGTGTDTAIYSGNWEDYNIVQNEDGSYTISDLRSGAPDGIDTVSNVENFRFADGEIQSEHLIDRPISDVTDTNASANTIHELDGAGTQVGITAFADDPNGDAVTYTLSDDRFEIDADGNVTIADHAFFDSEIENSIDLTITATSADGSQSSESFSIAVTGEYDVTYNDTDESNTGSGAGYDYTYHLDGAGGDDVIEGGSNNDRIEGGTGNDNISAGDGRDLIFGGDGHDNISGGAGDDVIIGGLGNDNLSGGDGSDLFMYGLGDGSDTINAGMGAGWTDVIDLGGGPGITAAGEYGTDWTVTITNGSIETTDLEGGRLDLSQDADGYIDFADGSRVNFNDVEEIRW; this is encoded by the coding sequence ATGGCAAGCGACACTCAGAATCGAGACACCCAGGAAAACACCTCGTCAGAAGGTAACACTACGGAAACCAGGACGACCCTGAATTCCGATAGCATCCTGCATTCGGGGCTTCTCGATAATCGAGATGAGCATCTCGACAAGGCGCACGACTATCATCTCGACCAGGACATGGGCGAATCCATGGAACAGGTCAACGCCAACCTGCACCTTGGAAGCGACGAGGAAGAACAACGCTACGTCGAACAGGAAGACCCATCGTCCGGCGCGCAAGGTATCGGGTTTGAGGATGATGGCACGGAGCTTTCTGCGCTTGAAAACAGCGATGCAGTCAATGCATACGCTGAGCAATCTTCCGACAATTCAACCGGCACACAGGACTTTTCAGGGTCGAACAGCGACGATTTGCCGTTGGGCGGCGGCACGTCCGCAAGCATAGCTTCTGCTCTGGATGATGGATCGAACCAGACCTATTCGAATGGCTCCGCAACCAACCCGGGCGACGGCACCTTCAGTAGCCAGAATGGCCAGGTGCAGTCAGGCGCAGGTTTCGATGACGGCAACGACGACCTTGCTGCGGGCATCGTCGCTTCCGATTTGTCTGCGGTCACCGATATCGATGCAACTGAAAACGCCGTTGACGAAAATTCAGCAGTCGGATCTGCAACCGGCATTCGGGCAAGCGCAACCGCCGCAGAAGGGGCCAGCGTAACCTACAGCCTCCTGGACGATGCGGGTGGTCTGTTCTCCATTGATCCCGAGACGGGCATCGTTACGGTAGCAGGTTCGCTCGATGCCGAAACGGCTGGAAGTCACCAGATCATCGTGCTTGCCACCGGATCCGACGGAGCGACGCAGACAGAAACCTTCACGATCAATATCCGTGACGTGAACGAATACGACGTCAGCCCGATCAGCACGGTCGGCGCTGTTGCGAACACAATTTCCGAAGGTGTAGACGGCGGCAGTCAGGCTGGCATCACTGTTGTGGCGACCGACCGGGACGTGAGCGACAGTGTCTCCTACTCCATAGACGACCCGCGCTTTGTCATCGATGACCAGGGTGTGGTCAGCATTGCCGAAGACGCCGTGTTTGACGCTGAAACCGAAGCGACTGTCTCCTTCACTGTGACCGCCACCTCCACCGACGGCTCGCAGTCCACGCAAAGCTTCACATTGAAGGTCGAAGACGAAAACGAATACGCTACGTCCGCAGTTCAGGACACAGACACTTCCGCCAACACCATCGCGGAAGATGCTGCGGCTGGTACGCAGGTGGGCGTCACCGCATTCGCCGAAGACAAAGATGTAACGGACACCGTCTCCTACACCGTCGATGATCCCCGTTTCACGGTTGATGAGAATGGCGTCGTTCGAGTTGCGGATGGCGCGAGCTTCGATGCCGAAACCGAAGGTTCCATCGATATCATCGTGACAGCAACCTCGACCGACGGTTCGACCTCGGAAGAGACATTCACGATCGCGGTATCTGACGTCGATGAGTATGACGTCACCGCTGTTACCGACACGGATTCTTCGGCCAACACCATCGCGGAAGATGCGAGCGCGGGCACCCAGGTTGGCGTAACTGCACTGGCGACTGATGCAGACGCTACAGACACTGTCTCCTACTCCGTCGACGACGCACGTTTCACTATCGATGAGAACGGCGTGGTTCGGGTTGCGGACGGTGCTAGCTTCGATGCCGAAACCGAAGGGTCCATTGACATCACTGTCACGGCGACTTCCACCGACGGTTCGACCTCGGAAGAGACCTTTACGATATCGGTGTCCGACGTCGATGAATATGATGTCACCGCCGTAACCGACACAGATACATCTGCCAATACAATTGCAGAAGATGCTGCAGCTGGCACGCAGGTGGGCGTCACTGCATTCGCCGAAGACCAGGACATCACCGACACGGTTTCTTATTCGGTTGATGATGCCCGCTTCACGGTTGATGAGAACGGTGTTGTTCGGGTTGCCGACGGCGCAAGCTTCGACGCGGAGACCGAAGGGTCCATCGACATCACCGTGACCGCTACCTCTACCGATGGATCGACTTCGGAAGAGACCTTCATGATCTCGGTGTCAGACGTTGATGAGTATGACATCACCGCGGTGACCGACACAGACACTTCCGCCAACACCATCGCGGAAGATGCTGCGGCTGGTACGCAGGTGGGCGTCACTGCATTTGCCGAAGACAAAGATGTAACGGACACCGTCTCCTATTCCGTGAACGACGCCCGTTTCACCGTTGACGAAACCGGCGTGGTTCGGGTTGCAGACGGCGCGAGCTTCGACGCGGAAACTGAAGGGTCCATCGACATCATCGTGACGGCGACCTCGACCGACGGTTCGACCTCGGAAGAAACCTTCACGATTGCGGTTTCCGACGTCAACGAAAGCGCCGTTTCCGCTGTCACCGACACGGATTCCTCGGCCAACACCATCGCCGAAGATGCGAGCGCTGGTACACAGGTTGGCGTGACCGCTCTGGCAACTGATGCAGACGCCACCGACACGGTTTCTTATTCGATCAACGACACCCGTTTCACCGTTGACGACAATGGTGTGGTTCGGGTTGCGGCTGGCGCGAGCTTCGATGCCGAAACCGAAGGCTCCATCGATATCATCGTGACGGCGACCTCCACCGATGGATCAACTTCGGAAGAGACCTTCACGATCTCCGTTTCTGACGTTGATGAGTATGACGTCACCGCCGTGACCGACACAGACGCATCTGCCAATACCATTGCAGAAGATGCTGTCGCTGGCACACAGGTTGGTGTCACCGCATTCGCCGAAGACAAGGACATCACCGACACGGTCTCCTACACCGTCAACGATGCCCGTTTCACCGTTGACGAAAACGGTGTGGTTCGGGTTGCAGATGGCGCGAGCTTCGACGCCGAAACCGAGGGCTCCATCGATATCATCGTCACGGCGACTTCGACTGACGGTTCGACTTCGGAAGAGACCTTCACGATTTCCGTTTCAGACGTCAACGAAAGCGCAGTCTCCGCTGTCACCGACACGGATTCTTCCGACAACACAATTGCAGAAGATGTAGCTGCCGGTACCCAGGTTGGCGTGACGGCCCTGGCAACAGATGCAGACGCCACCGACACTGTCTCCTACTCCGTTGACGACGCACGATTCACTATCGATGAGAACGGCGTGGTTCGGGTTGCTGACGGCGCAAGCTTCGACGCAGAAACCGAAGGGTCCATCGATATCATCGTGACGGCGACCTCCACCGACGGCTCGACCTCGGAAGAGACCTTCACGATCTCCGTTTCTGATGTTGATGAGTATGACATTTCAGCTGTCACCGACACAGACACATCTGCCAATACCATTGCAGAAGATGCTGTCGCTGGCGCACAGGTTGGTGTCACCGCATTCGCCGAAGACAAGGACATCTCCGACACGGTCTCCTACACCGTCAACGACGCCCGTTTCACCGTTGACGAAAACGGTGTGGTTCGGGTTGCAGACGGCGCGAGCTTCGACGCCGAAACCGAGGGCTCCATCGATATCATCGTCACGGCGACTTCGACTGACGGTTCGACTTCGGAAGAGACCTTCACGATTTCCGTTTCAGACGTCAACGAAAGCGCCGTGTCTGATGTTACCGACACGGATTCTTCGGCCAACACCATCGCGGAAGATGCAAGCGCAGGCACCCAGGTCGGCGTGACGGCCCTGGCAACAGATGCAGACGCCACCGACACTGTCTCCTACTCCGTCGACGACGCACGATTCACTATCGATGAGAACGGCGTGGTTCGGGTTGCTGACGGCGCAAGCTTCGATGCCGAAACTGAAGGGTCCATCGACATCATCGTGACGGCGACCTCGACCGATGGTTCGACCTCGGAAGAGACCTTCACCATCGCGGTGTCTGATGTTGATGAGTTTGACATTTCAGCTGTTACCGATGCCGACACTTCTGCCAACACCGTTGCGGAAGATGCTGTGGCAGGTACCCAGGTTGGTGTGACCGCATTTGCCGAAGACAAGGACGTCACAGATACTGTCTCGTACTCGGTGAACGATACGCGCTTCACTGTTGATGACAACGGTGTCGTCCGTGTGGCTGAGGGGGCGAGCTTCGATGCGGAAACCGAAGGTTCCATCGCCATTAACGTGACGGCGACCTCAAGCGATGGATCGAGCTCTAAAGAGACCTTCACAATCGCTGTTTCCGATATCAATGAAAGTGCCATCACTCCCGTAACTGATACGGACGCAACGGCAAATTCGATTACCGAAGATGCCGCCGCCGGAACGCAAGTTGGCATCACGGTTCTTGCGACCGACAGCGACATCACTGACACGGTATCCTACTCGGTAGACGATAACCGTTTCACGGTGGACGAAAACGGCGTTGTCCGCGTTGCAGATGGTGCTTCTTTCGACTTTGAAAGCGAACCCAACATCACTCTGACGGTGACCGCGACGTCTTCCGACGGCTCCACGTCTTCGGATGCATTCTCGGTTTCAGTAACCGACGTTGCTGAAGACTATCAGCTCGAAGACGGCGGCCAGACCTTCACCGATGTTTCTGTCGCTGAAACCAGCATCACTGGCGGCTCCGGTGACGATACCATTGTGGCACACGCCGACGGTGGCAACGTCGATGGCGCAGATGGCAACGACACGATTTCCGGAATCAATGCTGCCGATACTCTTGCAGGTGGTGCGGGTGACGACACGATCGAAGGTGGCGCCGGGAATGACACGATCTATGGTGAAAATGCACCTGTGTCCGGCACCTGGCACTACCAGGTTTATGACCACAACTTCAGTGGCGATGCCGGCCAGACTGTCGACATCTCCTCAGGCACGTTGATCGACGAGGGAACGACGGATGCGTTCGACCTGGACACAATTGTCCAGGGTGCGCGCGGGTCAACTGATAATCCTGAAGATTTTGGTGTCATTCTGACGTCCAACTTCACCGCCACAGATGGCGGCACCTATCGTTTCTCCACCCGCTCGGACGATGGATCCACCATCGAGATCTTCGATGCCTATGGCAACCGACTGACGTTCACCAACCAGAACGGTACGCAGACCGACTATCTCGACAATGATTACCACCAATCAGCGACCACCCGCTGGGCGGACGTTGATCTGGAACCGGGTGAGATCTACACCATTGTCGTCAAGGTCTGGGAGAACCAGGGAGAAGAGGTTCTCGATGCAACGGTAACGCCTCCAGGCGGAACGTCAGTAGACCTGTTCACCTCCGATTTTGTCAGTGCGGCCGCGGTTATCCCGGGGGACGACACGCTGACGGGTGGTGCCGGCGACGATATGATCGACGGCGGGCTAGGTACTGACACAGCGGTCTACAGCGGCAATTTCGCTGACTACACCATTACCGAGAACGAAGGCATCTTTACCGTTACGGACAATCGTCCAGGTTCTCCCGATGGTACCGACACCGTCGTGAATGTTGAAAACTTCCGGTTTGCCGATGGCGATGTTCTTTCGGGCGATTTGATCGCGCAGGATATTTCTACCGTTACCGACAAGGACAGCAGCGCAAACACGGTTGCGGAAGACGCTACTGCAGGAACGGCTGTCGGCGTCACCGCGTTCGCTGAAGATGGAAACACGTCTGATACTGTGTCCTACACCGTAGATGACGATCGCTTTGTCGTGGACGAAAACGGCGTTGTCCGGGTTGCGGATGAGGCCAGCTTCGACGCGGAAACCGAAGGTTCCATCGACATCGTTGTAACCGCCACGTCTTCCGATGGCTCGGCTTCCGAAGAGACATTCACGATTGCCGTGTCCGACGTTAACGAATACGACGTCTCAGCCGTTTCCGACACCGACGCCGCGACGAACACGATTTCCGAAGACGCATCTTCCGGGACACAGGTTGGCATTACAGCACACGCGAGTGACGCGGATATCACCGCGTCTGTGAGCTATTCCGTCGATGACAGCCGCTTTACTGTCGATGCGAATGGCGTCGTCCGTGTTGCCGATGGCGCCAGCTTCGATGCAGAAACCGAAGGTTCCATCGACATTGTCGTGACTGCCACCTCCTCTGACGGTTCCACGTCGCAGGAGACCTTCTCGATTGCCGTTTCCGACGTCAACGAGGGCGCCGTTTCAAACGTCACCGATACGGACACCTCTGATAACACGATTTCGGAAGCAGCAACTGCCGGCACTCAGGTTGGCATCACGGCCCTGGCAACAGATGCAGATGCCTCTGACACGGTTTCTTACGCTGTTGATGACACGCGCTTCACAATCGATGAAAACGGTGTGGTTCGTGTTGCCGATGGTGCCAGCTTCGACGCAGAGACCGAAGGGTCCATCAACGTAACCGTGACCGCGACGTCTTCTGACGGCTCGACTTCAACGGAAACCTTTACCGTAGCGGTGTCTGATGTCGACGAATTCGACATTTCCAGCGTGTCTGACGCAGACATCTCGGCAAACACAATCGCAGAAGATGCGGCCGCAGGCACACAGGTTGGTATCACGGCGTCGGCAAGCGATGCCGATGTCTCTGATACGGTTTCCTATGCTGTCAACGACAGCCGCTTCACCGTGGACGAAAACGGCGTGGTTCGGGTAGCGGAAGGTGCGAGCTTTGATGCGGAAACCGAAGGGTCAATCGACATCATCGTGACGGCAACTTCAACCGATGGCTCAACCTCGGAAGAAACCTTCACGATCGCCGTTTCCGATGTCAATGAAGTTGCCGTATCCGCGGTGACCGACATCGATGCGACGGCCAATGGCTTCGCGGAAAATGCCGGAGAAGGCACCGCAGTCGGTATTACTGTTCAGGCAACGGACAGTGATGTGACCGACACAGTAACCTATACGGTGTCCGATAACCGGTTCACCGTTGGCGACGATGGCCTGGTAACGGTAGCCGCCGGAGCAACGTTTGACTACGAGAGCGAACCGACCATCAACCTGACGGTGACCGCGACGTCTTCTGACGGCTCCACGTCTCAGGAAACCTTTGCTCTTTCGGTTGCCGACGTCGCTGAAGCCTATCAGATGGCGGAAGGTCAAACTACCTTCACCGATACCGGCGTCGCCGAAACATCCATCACCGGCAACGACAGTGCCGACACGATTACCGCTCATGACGACGGCAGCACCATCTACAGCGGTGCGGGCGACGACACGATCTATGGCGGCGCAGGCAATGACACCATCATGTTCGGCGAAGGCAACGACGTCGTTTACGGCGGTGCGGGCGACGATTTCATCGATGATGAGCGTGGCACCCAGCCGAACACCGGTGACAACTACCTGGATGGCGGCGAAGGTAACGACACTATCTTTGGCGGCAGCGGGAACGACACACTGATCGGTGGCGCAGGCAACGATAGCCTGTCCGGCGAAAATGACGACGACACCCTTCAGGGCGGCTCAGGCAGCGACAAGCTGTACGGCGGCGCCGGAAACGACACGCTCGAAGGTGGGGCCGGCAACGACTATATCGACGGCGGAAGCGGTACGGACACCGCAATCTATTCCGGTAACCGTTCCGACTATACCGTTACCGAAAACGCGAACGGCACCTACACGGTCGTCGACAACCGCTCCGGCTCGCCGGACGGAACCGACACTGTCGTCGGAGTTGAGAATTTCCGCTTCGCGGATGGCGACATTCTTGCAGGCGATCTTGTCGCGAAAGATATTTCTGCGGTTTCGGATACGGACGCTGCCGACAATACCGTCAACGAAAGTGCAAGTGCAGGATCAACCGTTGGCATTAAGGCATTTGCAGATGACGCAAACGCGTCCGACACCGTTTCCTATACTGTCAACGACAGTCGTTTTACAGTAGATGCGGACGGAACGGTTCGCGTCGCGTCCGGCGCCAGCTTTGACTACGAGAGCGAACCGCAAATCAGCATCACCGTAACCGCGACGTCGACGGACGGGTCCTCTTCGAACAAGAGCTTCACCCTGACTGTTTCCGATGCTGCAGAAAATCTGCAGCTCGCCAATGGCGGTGTGACCTTTACCGATACCGGCGTTGCTGAAACTTCTGTCACTGGTGGCACGGGCGACGATTCAATCACCGCTCATAGCAATGGTGGCAATATAGACGGCGGAGAAGGCAACGACGTTCTCACCGGCTCTTCTGGAAGCGACAAGCTGCAGGGTGGTGCCGGAAACGATACGCTGACAGGTGGTGCTGGCGCAGACCTTCTTCAGGGTGGCGAGGGAGATGATACGTTCCAGATGGGCGGTGACGGCACTTGGTCCGGCTATTCGGCGGTCAACACAGTTACTGGCGAAACTGTTTCGATTGCAGGTCGCACAATGAACTCGGACGTCTTCCAAGGTGGAGACGGTACAGACACGCTGCTGGGCACCGAAAGCTCCGATGCAATTTTCCTGGACGACACTTTTTCAGGCATGCACTCAGAAGCTTCCGGGCCACGTATTGACAGCATCGAAAGCGTAAATCTGGGCGCCGGTGACGACATACTGGACATGACCAGCGACACCTACACTTATACCACCGATATGACGATTGACGGTGGGACTGGAAACGACGTCATCTGGGCAGGAGCAGGCAACGACACCATACTTGGTGGCGAAGGCAACGATACTCTTTTCGGTGGTGCTGGCAACGACAGCCTCGACGGTGGCACTGGAACGGATACCGCCATCTATTCCGGTAACTGGGAAGACTATAACATCGTCCAGAACGAGGATGGCAGCTACACGATTTCCGATCTTCGCTCCGGCGCTCCTGACGGTATCGATACGGTGTCCAACGTCGAGAACTTCAGGTTTGCCGACGGAGAAATCCAATCGGAACATCTGATCGATCGCCCAATTAGTGATGTGACCGATACCAACGCGTCCGCCAACACAATCCACGAACTGGATGGTGCCGGCACACAGGTTGGGATCACCGCTTTTGCCGACGACCCGAACGGCGATGCAGTTACCTACACTCTGAGTGACGACCGCTTCGAGATCGATGCCGACGGCAATGTCACAATTGCAGACCATGCGTTCTTCGACAGCGAGATTGAAAATTCGATCGATCTGACGATCACCGCAACTTCCGCGGATGGATCCCAGTCGAGTGAATCCTTCTCGATTGCCGTTACCGGCGAATATGACGTCACCTACAACGATACTGACGAAAGCAATACCGGCAGCGGTGCAGGCTACGACTATACGTACCACCTTGACGGCGCCGGTGGTGATGACGTTATCGAAGGCGGTTCAAACAACGACAGGATCGAAGGCGGCACCGGTAATGACAACATTTCGGCAGGTGACGGCCGCGACCTTATCTTCGGTGGCGACGGGCACGACAACATCAGCGGTGGCGCTGGAGATGATGTGATCATCGGTGGTCTTGGCAACGACAACCTGAGCGGTGGTGACGGGTCAGACCTGTTCATGTACGGCCTGGGCGACGGCAGTGACACCATCAACGCAGGCATGGGGGCCGGTTGGACAGACGTTATCGATCTGGGTGGTGGTCCAGGGATCACTGCCGCCGGCGAATACGGTACGGACTGGACAGTGACGATCACCAACGGCTCGATCGAGACAACAGACCTTGAAGGCGGCAGGCTCGACCTTTCCCAGGATGCCGACGGCTACATCGACTTTGCAGACGGCAGCCGTGTCAACTTCAACGATGTTGAGGAAATCCGCTGGTAG